Proteins from one Calditrichota bacterium genomic window:
- a CDS encoding bifunctional molybdenum cofactor biosynthesis protein MoaC/MoaB — translation MSENNLLNGNNGHFNMDDSSSKPEAQQSAKAEGKIYFSNGAREILLADNNPKADVITAAKVAGIQAAKRTSEFIPFHHANSLNWVELDFSSSEDHIKIESTVKAVTRSGLEMEALTAVSVAALTILDICKDHDQQVNIQDIKIVPKVSKKKMLTVKTPLKVGVLVISDRITAGLADDEVGQMLQSGFAKAGYHANNYSIISNDADKLIEKVQEWLEQNIELIITTGGNGIGPRDITLTSLEPFFDFRMEGLEQTLHSIAQVNNNGFYIDRLAAGKIGKTIVICLPIDNALAQDALNVILPNIHQAFEF, via the coding sequence ATGAGTGAAAACAATTTACTAAACGGAAACAATGGCCATTTTAATATGGATGATTCTTCTTCTAAACCTGAAGCACAGCAAAGTGCAAAGGCGGAGGGAAAGATTTATTTTAGCAATGGCGCCCGGGAAATTCTGCTTGCAGATAATAACCCAAAAGCTGATGTTATCACAGCCGCTAAAGTAGCTGGGATCCAGGCTGCAAAGCGCACATCAGAATTTATTCCGTTTCATCATGCAAACTCATTAAACTGGGTTGAACTCGATTTTTCATCCTCAGAAGATCACATAAAAATTGAATCTACAGTAAAAGCTGTAACACGTTCCGGATTGGAAATGGAAGCTTTAACAGCTGTTTCTGTTGCAGCACTTACAATTCTCGATATCTGTAAGGATCATGATCAGCAGGTCAATATCCAGGATATTAAGATTGTACCCAAGGTTTCAAAAAAGAAAATGCTGACCGTCAAGACGCCGCTAAAAGTTGGGGTTCTTGTTATTTCAGATCGTATCACGGCCGGACTGGCAGATGATGAAGTTGGCCAAATGTTGCAATCAGGATTTGCAAAAGCCGGTTATCATGCTAATAATTATTCTATCATTTCCAATGATGCAGATAAGCTAATCGAAAAAGTGCAGGAGTGGTTGGAGCAAAATATTGAGCTGATTATTACGACTGGCGGAAACGGTATTGGCCCGCGTGATATTACCCTTACTTCGCTTGAACCATTTTTTGACTTCCGCATGGAAGGCCTTGAACAAACCCTGCATTCAATTGCCCAGGTTAACAATAACGGTTTTTATATCGATAGGTTGGCTGCCGGGAAAATTGGTAAAACAATCGTGATTTGCCTGCCGATAGATAACGCACTTGCTCAAGATGCTCTCAACGTAATTCTTCCAAATATCCACCAGGCCTTTGAGTTTTAA